From the Primulina tabacum isolate GXHZ01 chromosome 3, ASM2559414v2, whole genome shotgun sequence genome, one window contains:
- the LOC142539654 gene encoding WD40 repeat-containing protein HOS15-like isoform X2, whose protein sequence is MESITSLELNYLVYRYLHESGFTHAAFTFGFESGLNKSSIDGNLIPPGSLVKVVQKGLQFVEMEANAEIDEVDDFTYLRPLDLITKDVDELYKIVENKRDRKQEARERKLDEETVEAATGRVADKEKVKIIPKKARDMKG, encoded by the exons ATGGAGTCAATCACTTCTCTGGAGTTGAATTATCTCGTATACCGTTATCTACATGAATCAG GATTTACGCATGCTGCTTTCACTTTTGGATTTGAGTCTGGTCTCAACAAATCCTCGATTGATGGCAATCTGATTCCACCTGGATCTTTAGTTAAAGTTGTGCAAAAAGGACTTCAATTTGTGGAAATGGAAGCAAAT GCCGAGATTGACGAGGTCGACGACTTCACATATTTGCGACCATTAGATCTCATCACAAAGGACGTCGACGAGCTATATAAAATAGTTGAGAACAAAAGGGACAGGAAACAGGAGGCTAGAGAAAGGAAATTGGATGAAGAAACCGTTGAAGCAGCAACTGGCAGAGTTGCCGATAAGGAGAAGGTAAAGATAATACCAAAAAAAGCTAGGGATATGAAGGGATAG
- the LOC142539654 gene encoding WD40 repeat-containing protein HOS15-like isoform X1, giving the protein MESITSLELNYLVYRYLHESGFTHAAFTFGFESGLNKSSIDGNLIPPGSLVKVVQKGLQFVEMEANVTNAEIDEVDDFTYLRPLDLITKDVDELYKIVENKRDRKQEARERKLDEETVEAATGRVADKEKVKIIPKKARDMKG; this is encoded by the exons ATGGAGTCAATCACTTCTCTGGAGTTGAATTATCTCGTATACCGTTATCTACATGAATCAG GATTTACGCATGCTGCTTTCACTTTTGGATTTGAGTCTGGTCTCAACAAATCCTCGATTGATGGCAATCTGATTCCACCTGGATCTTTAGTTAAAGTTGTGCAAAAAGGACTTCAATTTGTGGAAATGGAAGCAAATGTTACTAAT GCCGAGATTGACGAGGTCGACGACTTCACATATTTGCGACCATTAGATCTCATCACAAAGGACGTCGACGAGCTATATAAAATAGTTGAGAACAAAAGGGACAGGAAACAGGAGGCTAGAGAAAGGAAATTGGATGAAGAAACCGTTGAAGCAGCAACTGGCAGAGTTGCCGATAAGGAGAAGGTAAAGATAATACCAAAAAAAGCTAGGGATATGAAGGGATAG
- the LOC142539653 gene encoding xyloglucan galactosyltransferase XLT2-like, with the protein MFGRNERQSHKKSKNISSNLDSARVILCKCFQLLIIFLVFQGLFLYYFSSNPPKHTPIREAVEQQIEPPPEKGICQYGMFYVYELPEIFNREMLVNCRDLDPWHSRCNAISNGGLGPRAVGSGRGSDGLGRVVPKNLSSAWYWTDMFAGEVIYHERMLRHECRTAAPEYAAAFYIPFYAGLAVAKYLFTNYTAKDRDRQCQMLLRWLAEQPYWARSNGSDHFIMLGRMTWDFRRWKDEEWGSSFVNMPLMKNILRLSVEKDPWDQLEISVPYPTGFHPRSKSELNQWLEFVQTHKRRNLFTFVGAKRPLEGDFRTLLLNHCHNESGSCRVVDCSGTRCYDGTWEILESFLDSDFCLQPRGDAHTRKSTFDCMLAGSIPVFFWRRSIKYQYEWFLGDEPDDFSVFIDRRAVRNGTSIRKVLEGYSRDKVRKMREKIISSIPKFVYRNTSSDESGDYRDAFDITIEGVLRRYEEKKGLIKS; encoded by the coding sequence ATGTTTGGTCGGAACGAACGTCAATCCCATAAAAAATCCAAGAATATTTCTTCTAATTTAGATTCTGCTCGAGTTATTTTATGCAAATGTTTCCAGCTTCTGATAATATTCCTCGTCTTCCAAGGTTTATTCCTGTACTATTTTTCCAGCAACCCACCAAAACACACACCCATTCGTGAAGCCGTTGAACAACAAATCGAGCCTCCGCCGGAGAAGGGGATATGCCAATACGGTATGTTTTATGTCTACGAATTGCCGGAGATTTTCAACAGAGAGATGTTGGTCAACTGCCGTGATTTGGACCCGTGGCACTCCAGGTGTAACGCGATTTCAAACGGCGGTCTGGGACCGAGAGCGGTGGGGTCCGGTCGGGGGTCGGACGGTCTCGGCCGCGTCGTGCCGAAAAATCTTTCCTCCGCGTGGTACTGGACCGACATGTTCGCAGGGGAAGTTATTTACCACGAGAGAATGTTGAGGCACGAGTGCAGGACAGCGGCGCCGGAGTACGCCGCGGCGTTTTACATACCCTTCTACGCCGGGCTAGCGGTAGCTAAGTATTTGTTCACAAATTACACCGCCAAGGACAGGGACCGACAGTGCCAGATGCTTCTTCGGTGGCTGGCGGAGCAGCCGTATTGGGCGAGATCCAACGGTTCAGATCACTTCATCATGCTCGGCCGGATGACGTGGGATTTCCGGCGGTGGAAAGACGAAGAATGGGGCTCGAGCTTCGTCAACATGCCGTTGATGAAAAACATCTTACGGCTCTCCGTTGAAAAGGACCCTTGGGACCAGCTCGAGATCAGTGTACCGTACCCCACCGGATTTCATCCCAGGTCCAAGTCAGAGTTAAATCAATGGCTGGAATTTGTCCAAACCCACAAAAGACGCAACTTATTCACTTTTGTTGGTGCCAAGAGACCATTAGAAGGTGATTTTCGGACCCTCTTACTAAACCATTGCCACAACGAGTCGGGCTCGTGTCGAGTCGTTGATTGCTCGGGTACTCGATGCTACGACGGTACTTGGGAGATTCTCGAATCGTTTTTGGACTCAGATTTTTGCTTACAACCTCGAGGTGATGCACATACAAGAAAGTCAACGTTCGATTGCATGTTGGCTGGTTCGATCCCGGTTTTTTTCTGGCGAAGAAGCATTAAGTATCAATACGAATGGTTCTTGGGCGATGAACCGGATGATTTTTCGGTTTTTATAGACCGGAGAGCCGTGAGAAACGGGACGTCGATAAGAAAAGTTTTGGAGGGGTATAGTAGGGACAAGGTAAGGAAGATGAGAGAAAAGATTATTAGTTCGATTCCCAAATTTGTGTACAGAAATACGAGTAGTGATGAATCGGGGGATTATAGAGATGCTTTTGATATTACAATTGAAGGGGTGTTGCGGAGGTACGAGGAGAAAAAGGGTTTGATAAAGAGTTGA
- the LOC142539656 gene encoding metal transporter Nramp3.2-like, with the protein MNPHDEEESQQRLLSNQPLVFIEGNEEERAYDSTERIHVIGVDVGSEADEYSSAAPSFSWRKLWLFTGPGFLMSIAFLDPGNLEGDLQAGAVAGYSLLWLLLWATAMGLLVQLLAARLGVVTGRHLAELCREAYPKWAHILLWVMAEFALIGADIQEVIGSAIAIKILSHGFIPIWVGVIITALDCFVFLFLEHCGVRKLEALFAVLIATMAISFAWLFGKTKPNGVELLSGVLVPKLSPSTIKQAAGVVGCIIMPHNVFLHSALVQSREVDNRKVSRIREALTYFSIESVAALTTSFVINLLVTSVFAKAFYGTQEANSIGLGNSGQYLQEKYGGSFPIAYIWAIGLLASGQSSTMTGTYAGQFIMGGFLNMRLKKWLRALITRSCAIVPTLIVALVFDTSEDSLDVLNEWLNVLQAIQFPFALIPLLCLVSKDEIMGVFRIGTALQVASWCVAGLVMLINIYLLVDFFSSKGRANFFTPVVSVFAVAYSCFIMYLVGRGTLFPSWIRKTKKSTTGSCI; encoded by the exons ATGAATCCACATGACGAAGAAGAATCCCAGCAACGATTACTCTCAAATCAGCCTCTCGTTTTCATCGAGGGAAACGAAGAGGAGCGTGCCTACGACTCCACAGAGAGAATCCATGTGATCGGAGTGGACGTGGGATCTGAAGCTGACGAGTACTCCTCCGCTGCACCGTCGTTCTCATGGCGGAAGCTGTGGCTTTTCACTGGGCCCGGATTCTTGATGAGCATAGCGTTCTTGGATCCTGGTAACCTGGAGGGGGACCTCCAGGCCGGCGCTGTGGCCGGGTACTCCCTGTTATGGCTTCTGTTATGGGCCACGGCGATGGGTCTCTTGGTTCAGCTTCTGGCGGCCAGACTCGGTGTGGTGACCGGCCGACACCTGGCGGAGCTGTGCAGGGAAGCGTACCCGAAGTGGGCCCATATTTTACTTTGGGTGATGGCTGAGTTTGCCTTGATCGGGGCTGACATTCAGGAAGTAATTGGTAGTGCTATTGCGATCAAGATTTTGAGCCATGGGTTCATCCCCATATGGGTTGGTGTCATCATCACAGCTCTCGACTG CTTCGTCTTTCTATTTCTGGAGCATTGTGGTGTGAGGAAATTAGAGGCCCTTTTTGCTGTCCTGATAGCGACTATGGCAATATCATTTGCTTGGCTCTTTGGCAAAACAAAGCCTAATGGTGTTGAACTTCTAAGCG GTGTTTTGGTCCCAAAACTCAGTCCCAGCACAATAAAGCAAGCAGCAGGAGTGGTGGGGTGCATTATAATGCCTCACAATGTATTCCTGCACTCCGCACTTGTACAGTCTAGAGAAGTCGACAATCGCAAGGTTTCACGAATTCGGGAAGCTCTCACGTACTTTTCAATAGAATCTGTTGCTGCCCTAACTACCTCTTTCGTCATAAATCTGTTAGTTACATCGGTTTTCGCGAAGGCATTTTACGGTACGCAAGAAGCCAACAGTATAGGTCTTGGAAATTCAGGGCAGTATCTTCAAGAAAAATATGGTGGATCATTTCCAATAGCATACATTTGGGCTATTGGTTTACTAGCTTCTGGCCAGAGTAGCACCATGACCGGTACCTACGCTGGACAGTTTATTATGGGCGGATTTTTGAACATGCGGTTGAAAAAATGGCTACGAGCCCTTATAACAAGAAGCTGTGCTATCGTCCCTACACTAATCGTTGCTCTAGTTTTTGATACGTCTGAGGATTCGTTGGATGTTTTGAACGAATGGCTTAACGTGCTTCAGGCGATTCAGTTCCCTTTTGCTCTTATCCCCCTCCTTTGTCTTGTGTCAAAAGATGAAATCATGGGCGTTTTCCGAATCGGCACTGCTCTTCAG GTAGCATCATGGTGTGTAGCTGGATTGGTGATGTTGATCAACATCTATCTTTTGGTGGATTTTTTCTCATCCAAGGGACGCGCAAATTTCTTTACTCCTGTGGTATCAGTGTTTGCAGTTGCATATAGTTGTTTCATCATGTATCTTGTTGGAAGGGGGACTCTGTTTCCAAGTTGGATTCGAAAAACCAAGAAATCGACTACTGGTTCTTGCATTTGA
- the LOC142538879 gene encoding uncharacterized protein LOC142538879, whose protein sequence is MDRRTGFLIALICIAASSVSGQSPAAAPAPATVAVPTPPSAAPVAAPVSTPPTSAPVSSPPEVSIPPPASTPVSSPPTPAPVQSPPTPAPEAATRPAPISAPPATAPAPSKKSISPAPELLSPPAPPTEAPGPSTELSPSPAAVKDLSGAEKLGSAVLGSLALFVGCFFIIIV, encoded by the exons ATGGATCGGAGAACGGGATTTCTTATTGCACTTATCTGCATTGCGGCTTCCTCAGTCAGCGGTCAGTCCCCAGCGGCTGCGCCAGCTCCAGCCACCGTCGCCGTCCCCACACCACCGTCAGCTGCGCCCGTTGCAGCTCCAGTTTCGACTCCTCCGACTTCAGCTCCGGTAAGTTCTCCACCTGAAGTTTCGATTCCGCCTCCGGCTTCCACGCCTGTGAGCTCGCCGCCGACACCTGCCCCAGTACAGTCCCCGCCAACTCCGGCGCCCGAGGCAGCAACTCGACCTGCTCCGATTTCAGCACCTCCGGCCACCGCACCGGCTCCTAGCAAGAAGAGCATCTCTCCTGCTCCTGAGCTACTCAGTCCGCCTGCACCGCCGACCGAAGCTCCTGGCCCCAGCACTGAGTTATCTCCCAGTCCCGCGGCAGTTAAAGATCTG AGTGGAGCAGAGAAATTGGGGAGCGCCGTACTGGGAAGTTTGGCCCTGTTCGTTGGAtgcttcttcatcatcatcgtCTAG